A genomic stretch from Arenicella xantha includes:
- a CDS encoding response regulator transcription factor encodes MTQTTRVLIIEDHKDIAEMLYDYFERRDYEMDYASDGRMGFNLASQNDYDIILLDLMLPEMDGLDVCRKLREESKVYTPILMLTARDTLEDKVIGLETGADDYLVKPFEILELEARIKALMRRKGQIAQQEVLTVADLELDTGTLEVRRSNKSIYLSPIGLKILTILMKESPKVVSRNQLEHEIWGDILPDSDTLRSHMYNLRKQIDKPFAQPLLQTIQSRGYRIGDAP; translated from the coding sequence ATGACACAAACTACACGCGTTTTAATTATTGAAGATCACAAAGACATCGCTGAGATGCTTTATGACTATTTTGAGCGTCGGGATTATGAGATGGATTATGCCAGCGACGGTCGCATGGGGTTTAATCTTGCCAGTCAAAATGACTACGATATTATTCTGCTCGATTTGATGTTGCCCGAGATGGACGGCCTCGATGTGTGTCGAAAGCTGCGCGAAGAGTCCAAGGTGTATACGCCAATATTGATGTTAACCGCTCGTGACACCTTAGAAGACAAGGTCATTGGCCTAGAGACCGGCGCAGATGACTATTTGGTCAAGCCGTTTGAAATATTGGAGCTTGAGGCGCGTATAAAGGCACTCATGCGACGCAAGGGGCAGATAGCGCAACAGGAAGTTTTGACGGTGGCCGATTTGGAATTAGACACTGGCACGCTTGAAGTTCGTCGTTCTAATAAATCAATTTACCTGTCGCCGATTGGCTTGAAAATACTGACGATCTTAATGAAAGAGTCGCCTAAAGTCGTAAGTCGCAATCAATTAGAGCATGAAATTTGGGGCGACATTTTGCCGGACAGTGATACCTTGCGGAGCCATATGTATAATCTGCGTAAACAGATTGATAAGCCGTTCGCGCAGCCGCTACTGCAAACAATACAGTCACGTGGGTATCGTATTGGTGATGCGCCGTAG
- a CDS encoding BPSL0067 family protein encodes MNESIEKIRKLKAHSTLITALLLSTLTACVSNHLAEKTRDSGWLGQTQLHCTDAHTYRGRVVGDGHCVSLIKRCSGAPNTDQWLPGEPVLDNTIQPGTIIATFKNDRYPSTRGHHAAIYIEQDDQGIWVWDQWVGKPVHRRLIRLSSKTTLASNTAGAYRVVTVKR; translated from the coding sequence GTGAATGAAAGCATCGAAAAAATACGCAAGCTGAAGGCCCACTCAACACTTATCACGGCTCTCTTGTTGTCGACACTAACGGCCTGCGTGTCAAACCATCTGGCTGAAAAAACGCGCGACTCGGGCTGGCTAGGCCAAACGCAATTACACTGCACTGACGCGCACACTTATCGTGGGCGAGTTGTCGGCGACGGACATTGTGTGTCGCTGATTAAGCGCTGTAGCGGCGCGCCCAATACAGACCAGTGGCTACCTGGCGAACCGGTGCTTGACAATACCATTCAACCGGGAACTATCATCGCCACCTTTAAGAACGATCGCTACCCAAGCACACGAGGCCATCATGCCGCTATCTATATAGAACAAGATGATCAAGGCATTTGGGTATGGGACCAGTGGGTTGGCAAACCAGTACATCGACGATTAATTCGCTTAAGCAGCAAAACTACCCTCGCCAGCAACACTGCAGGGGCTTATCGCGTGGTCACGGTTAAACGATAA